A single genomic interval of Coccidioides posadasii str. Silveira chromosome 1, complete sequence harbors:
- a CDS encoding uncharacterized protein (EggNog:ENOG410Q594) has translation MARIERSVEPSNQPIPIMLRINALSSTPILLDSNATYPSLLNQIQKEVYTRAPEIADGYAFDGLYVEWDRSSGTGLTFPPSSSLDRDNLAATLALLRTRLGRDVICLKVRVASPDVKLQLA, from the coding sequence ATGGCCAGAATAGAGCGCTCCGTCGAACCCTCCAACCAACCAATCCCCATCATGCTCCGCATCAATGCCCTCAGCTCAACACCAATCCTCCTCGACTCAAACGCTACATATCCCAGCCTCCTCAACCAGATCCAAAAGGAGGTCTACACCAGAGCACCCGAAATTGCCGACGGATATGCCTTCGACGGTCTGTACGTTGAATGGGATCGGAGCTCTGGCACTGGCCTGACATTCCCGCCCAGCTCGTCGTTGGACAGAGATAATCTAGCCGCAACACTCGCCCTGCTGAGGACCAGGCTGGGCCGCGATGTAATCTGCCTGAAGGTCAGGGTGGCCAGCCCGGACGTGAAGCTGCAGCTTGCTTGA
- the HTS1 gene encoding Cytoplasmic and mitochondrial histidine tRNA synthetase (EggNog:ENOG410PHWW~COG:J~BUSCO:5597at33183): MKALILRLRWPRGTTPVPNPLRNFIPAATTTTPAASLASVPPSNHPTFRPRNQFLSPSYHTKSADDKMPKDKVTFNLKTPKGTKDWAGPDALLRDRIFSTITNVFKRHGGTALDTPVFELREILAGKYGEDSKLIYDLQDQGGELCSLRYDLTVPFARWLAMNPDVRSIKRYHIAKVYRRDQPAMTKGRMREFYQCDFDIAGANFDAMVPDAEILRIISEVFEDLGWKGNYLIKINHRKILDGVFEVCGVPKEKIRTISSAVDKLDKLPWADVRKEMVDEKGLDPAVADKIETYVVRKGGRELLDSLKSDEMLVGNSSAKTGLEEMGLLMDYLQAFNILDKISFDMSLARGLDYYTGVIYEVVTEGSAPATTSSAPEAQKIQRSGKKEKIKVDADEDRSNDPSVGVGSVAAGGRYDELVGMFSSKAQIPCVGISFGVDRIFSITKARMEREKSEALRSSEVDVYVMAFGGKGFTGLLKERMDICRMLWDAGIKAEFSYKVKPKLPQQFKAAESGSVPFAVILGEDELAAGEGRIKEMGLPEGHPEKDGVLVKIAALPTEVKTRLERRNAKVNGGINEEAVAKQVEDLEVS, from the exons ATGAAGGCCCTGATCTTGAGACTTCGGTGGCCTCGAGGAACCACACCGGTGCCCAATCCGTTGCGAAATTTTATCCCCGCAGCCACCACGACCACTCCGGCCGCCTCGCTCGCGTCTGTCCCTCCCTCCAACCACCCCACTTTCCGACCTCGCAACCAATTTCTTTCGCCGTCCTACCACACCAAAAGCGCCGACGACAAAATGCCGAAAGATAAAGTGACATTCAACCTCAAGACCCCCAAGGGCACGAAGGACTGGGCTGGTCCTGACGCCCTCCTCCGCGACCGCATTTTCTCTACCATCACCAACGTCTTCAAGCGTCACGGCGGCACCGCGCTGGACACCCCCGTCTTCGAGCTGCGCGAGATACTGGCGGGCAAGTATGGTGAGGACTCGAAGTTGATCTATGACCTACAGGATCAGGGCGGGGAGCTGTGCTCCCTTCGGTACGATCTGACGGTTCCCTTCGCGCGATGGCTGGCGATGAATCCGGACGTGCGCAGTATAAAACGATACCATATCGCCAAGGTGTATCGGCGTGACCAACCCGCGATGACCAAGGGCCGTATGAGAGAGTTTTATCAGTGCGATTTTGACATTGCAGGCGCGAATTTTGATGCTATGGTTCCTGATGCGGAGATTTTGCGCATCATATCGGAGGTGTTCGAGGACTTGGGATGGAAAGGGAACTACCTGATTAAGATCAATCATCGCAAGATTCTTGACGGAGTGTTCGAGGTTTGTGGCGTGCCGAAAGAGAAGATAAGGACTATCTCCAGCGCGGTGGACAAATTGGATAAGCTCCCCTGGGCCGATGTGCGCAAGGAAATGGTTGATGAGAAGGGACTGGATCCGGCAGTGGCTGATAAGATTGAGACATATGTTGTTCGAAAAGGAGGTAGAGAGCTACTAGACTCGTTGAAGTCTGACGAAATGCTCGTGGGGAATTCGTCTGCGAAGACTGGGCTAGAGGAGATGGGGCTACTCATGGATTATCTCCAAGCCTTTAACATTTTGGACAAGATATCATTCGATATGAGTCTGGCACGAGGGCTGGATTATTATACTGGTGTCATTTATGAAGTTGTCACAGAAGGATCTGCTCCTGCTACCACATCTTCGGCGCCAGAAGCGCAAAAAATACAACGCTcagggaaaaaggaaaagatcAAGGTAGATGCTGACGAAGATCGATCGAATGATCCATCTGTAGGCGTTGGTAGCGTTGCAGCAGGAGGTCGTTACGACGAGTTAGTCGGCATGTTCTCGAGCAAGGCTCAAATACCCTGTGTTGGCATTTCATTCGGTGTTGACCGAATATTCTCCATCACAAAGGCTCGTATGGAGCGTGAAAAGAGTGAGGCTCTCAGAAGCAGTGAGGTGGACGTTTACGTTATGGCTTTCGGAGGAAAAGGATTCACTGGCTTGTTAAAGGAGAGAATGGATATTTGCAGGATGCTATGGGACGCTGGCATTAAG GCCGAGTTCTCCTACAAAGTCAAGCCAAAGCTTCCTCAACAATTCAAAGCTGCTGAATCTGGCAGCGTTCCCTTCGCTGTCATTCTTGGCGAAGACGAGCTTGCAGCTGGCGAGGGCCGAATCAAAGAGATGGGTCTGCCGGAGGGCCATCCGGAGAAAGATGGCGTACTTGTTAAAATAGCGGCGCTTCCGACGGAAGTCAAGACCAGGCTCGAAAGAAGGAACGCCAAAGTGAATGGGGGTATTAATGAAGAGGCTGTAGCGAAGCAAGTGGAAGATTTGGAAGTTTCATGA
- the SNX4 gene encoding intercellular trafficking and secretion (EggNog:ENOG410PFJX~COG:U~BUSCO:5984at33183), whose product MDHNDFDAVSWRNDTESEASGPAAIHTDTEDTEPSTHDVNGKRRMSSVADEQPQLAHEGIEDLAGLDGILDCTVSSPLKENDGTKDAFISYLITTHTDFKSFQQPDFTVRRRFTDFYYLYKTLYREYPACAVPPLPDKHKMEYVRGDRFGPDFTHRRAWSLHRFIKRLTLHPVLRRAPVFVVFLESPDWNAHMRMRPSRASTSGSDGGATGIFDNFADTFVNAFTKVHKPDKRFIEVKEKADKLDEDLNHVEKVVARVARRESDLEVDYSELAMQFRKLVPLEPDIEVPLQIFAASIEETARGIKSLKDHTDQNYLGSLRDMEAYIISLKTLLKTREQKQLDFEALVDYRNKAVSDRDNLANNPSSYYATNPLTSNPASFIRSKMEDMRGVDHEQSRRERVRKLELRIDELTREVESSKTTSEMFDEEVVREIADFERIKAIEFRDTLGAMAQQHVEFYQGVLATWERFIVEMEDGEDNGEESQRPMNEVS is encoded by the exons ATGGATCATAATGATTTCGATGCTGTGTCATGGAGAAATGACACAGAGAGTGAAGCTTCCGGACCTGCGGCCATACACACTGATACCGAAGACACCGAACCATCTACCCATGATGTCAACGGCAAGCGGCGGATGAGCTCGGTGGCCGACGAGCAGCCTCAACTCGCACATGAAGGTATTGAAGACCTCGCAGGCCTTGATGGAATCCTAGATTGCACAGTGAGCTCGCCATTAAAAGAGAATGATGGCACAAAAGACGCTTTTATCTCCTACCTCATTACTACCCAT ACTGATTTTAAATCCTTCCAACAACCTGATTTCACCGTCCGCCGACGCTTCACAGACTTCTACTACCTCTACAAGACACTCTACCGGGAATATCCAGCATGTGCTGTACCTCCTCTGCCAGACAAACACAAGATGGAATATGTTCGCGGGGATAGATTTGGTCCCGATTTTACGCATCGGCGAGCTTGGTCCCTGCATCGCTTTATCAAAAGACTTACATTACACCCCGTCCTCCGCCGCGCACCTGTTTTCGTCGTCTTCCTTGAATCGCCAGACTGGAATGCACACATGAGGATGCGGCCATCACGAGCTTCTACCAGTGGATCGGACGGTGGGGCAACGGGAATCTTTGATAATTTCGCAGACACGTTTGTCAATGCATTCACCAAAGTTCATAAGCCCGATAAGAGATTCATCGAAGTTAAAGAGAAAGCAGACAAGCTCGATGAAGATTTAAACCATGTTGAAAAGGTGGTTGCTAGAGTGGCTAGACGGGAGAGTGATTTAGAAGTCGATTACAGTGAGCTTGCGATGCAGTTCCGCAAGCTTGTACCGTTAGAACCCGATATTGAAGTTCCCTTGCAAATATTCGCTGCCTCCATCGAAGAGACCGCACGAGGAATCAAGTCCTTGAAGGACCATACCGATCAGAATTATCTTGGAAGCCTTCGCGACATGGAAGCATATATTATCTCATTGAAGACGCTGCTTAAGACCCGGGAACAAAAACAACTTGATTTCGAAGCCCTCGTTGACTATCGCAACAAGGCTGTGTCAGACCGTGATAACTTGGCTAATAACCCCTCATCATATTATGCGACCAATCCCCTGACAAGCAATCCCGCCTCCTTCATCCGTTCAAAGATGGAAGACATGAGAGGTGTCGACCATGAGCAATCCCGTCGAGAACGTGTACGCAAGTTAGAGCTTCGCATCGATGAGTTGACTCGTGAAGTTGAAAGCTCGAAAACGACATCTGAGATGTTTGACGAGGAAGTTGTTCGAGAGATCGCTGATTTCGAGCGCATCAAAGCCATCGAGTTCCGTGATACTCTGGGCGCGATGGCACAGCAGCATGTAGAGTTTTATCAAGGAGTGCTTGCGACTTGGGAAAGGTTCATTGTCGAGATGGAAGATGGCGAGGATAATGGCGAGGAAAGCCAAAGACCGATGAATGAAGTGTCATGA
- the COQ6 gene encoding Putative ubiquinone biosynthesis monooxygenase (EggNog:ENOG410PFEE~COG:H~BUSCO:6535at33183): MRLLLRPNLSSYVCSSCRRGLLQKKRFASTSTTPQVPEIYDIVCVGGGPAGLALLAALRSSPLTSKLKVALVESQDVSKAKDWKLGSGQFSNRVSSLTPSSVSFLQNIGAWEHVDTSRVQPYQEMEVWDGVTGSRISFDWSSNLLPGGASQTIATMTENANLVRGLLSRIESLGGEGLSSFSSTTVASIENGVDHADGPDLSAWPVLSLSPTSANDKQAELPKIAARLLVGADGINSPVRSFAGISTDGWDYNRHGVVATLELSASASSAPRPVTAYQRFLPGIGGPIALLPLPGDFATLVWSTTIQNAAYLKSLTPEAFTSMVNAAFRLSMTDLKYMLTLKSSSSDTSNQHGEELSWRLNHTPTASFVPPMVGGVHPRTIASFPLRHRHASTYISPRIALVGDAAHVIHPLGGLGLNLGIADVASLHSTIEYAMQHGMDIGDLLSLERYAADRWIPNAKIGAGCDFLHKLYNVPGNGPVAWARGFGLDTVNQIPLVKDFLMKLASGA; encoded by the exons ATGAGGCTGCTTCTACGCCCAAACCTCTCTTCATATGTTTGCTCGTCCTGTCGACGAGGCCTTCTCCAGAAGAAGAGGTTTGCCTCTACTTCTACTACACCCCAAGTACCGGAAATCTATGACATCGTCTGCGTTGGAGGCGGGCCGGCCGGGCTCGCCCTCTTAGCAGCTTTGA GATCCTCCCCTCTCACCTCGAAGCTCAAAGTCGCGCTCGTCGAAAGCCAAGATGTCAGCAAAGCAAAAGATTGGAAGCTCGGTTCTGGTCAGTTCTCCAACCGCGTGAGTAGTTTGACGCCTTCGTCGGTGTCatttcttcagaatatcGGAGCGTGGGAGCATGTCGACACCTCCCGCGTACAGCCGTACCAGGAGATGGAGGTGTGGGACGGAGTGACCGGGTCGCGGATCTCATTCGATTGGTCGTCGAATTTGCTTCCGGGCGGTGCTTCTCAGACGATTGCGACGATGACGGAAAATGCAAACTTGGTTAGGGGTTTACTTTCGCGGATTGAGTCGCTGGGTGGGGAGGGCTTGTCTAGCTTTTCATCGACGACTGTTGCTTCGATTGAGAACGGGGTGGATCATGCAGATGGCCCTGATCTGTCCGCGTGGCCGGTGCTTTCGCTCTCGCCAACTTCCGCGAATGACAAACAGGCTGAGCTGCCGAAGATTGCTGCACGGTTGTTGGTTGGGGCGGACGGTATTAATAGCCCTGTTCGATCGTTCGCCGGTATATCTACGGATGGTTGGGACTACAATCGGCACGGTGTTGTGGCTACTCTGGAGCTATCCGCTTCCGCCTCTTCTGCTCCAAGACCAGTTACAGCTTATCAGCGATTTCTCCCCGGTATTGGTGGTCCAATTGCTCTGCTCCCGCTTCCTGGCGACTTCGCTACGCTGGTCTGGTCAACCACGATTCAAAATGCGGCATACCTAAAATCTCTCACTCCAGAGGCGTTCACGTCAATGGTGAACGCTGCGTTCCGGCTGTCGATGACGGACTTGAAATACATGCTCACACTTAAGTCCTCATCGTCAGATACATCAAATCAACACGGCGAAGAACTATCCTGGCGCCTAAACCACACCCCAACTGCATCTTTTGTTCCTCCTATGGTGGGTGGTGTTCATCCGCGAACCATCGCTTCATTCCCACTCCGACACCGCCACGCATCCACATATATCTCACCACGAATCGCCCTCGTCGGAGACGCTGCACACGTTATTCATCCTCTCGGTGGACTGGGGCTGAACCTAGGCATTGCCGATGTTGCTTCTCTGCATAGCACGATTGAATATGCCATGCAACACGGCATGGATATCGGTGACCTGCTAAGTCTGGAGCGGTATGCTGCAGACCGATGGATTCCCAATGCGAAGATCGGCGCTGGGTGCGATTTTCTTCATAAGCTGTATAATGTTCCTGGGAACGGACCCGTGGCGTGGGCCAGGGGATTCGGCCTGGATACGGTGAACCAAATACCTCTCGTGAAGGACTTCTTGATGAAACTGGCATCTGGCGCCTGA